From the Chanodichthys erythropterus isolate Z2021 chromosome 9, ASM2448905v1, whole genome shotgun sequence genome, the window TTATCTATAACCAATGGCCAAGAAAAGAGGTTAATTGGATTTTGTACAGAATGGTTACAgttcaaaaaatattaatttcaaactgtttattttaaacatttagaaaatacATTAATGATTATCAATAACATTATCATTGTTATATTTTCATCTCTCCATTTAATTTGATCCTGACGTACTACCAAATAGATTGTTATTCATATTTGATAACAAAAAAATTGTATCAAATGGCTGTTACTCGGTTTAAAACACACAGGTCAAGATAACTCGTCAAAGTCTTATGCATGACCTACCCGTCCATGACTTCTGCTCGGGtatgaagtaatatttattcccTAAATGATCTGTGCCGATATGCTCTTTTACCATCCCAAATGTTCTTCGCAACAAAGAGGTTATACGGCTCATCGCTATAAGTTATATATGAAATCTCAATATATTCTCTCCTACTGCACATGCATACGCATTCACTGTGCGTTGTAGCTTTACACAATAATTACGTAGCATTAATGCTATCACGCGATTGGTCCTTGCGCCCGCTCTGGCCAATCAGAGTACGCGTTGTAGAACGTCACAACATGGCTGCCTCCTATCCAACAAAATGCACAACAATCATATCTTAAAGCTAAAATAGATCATATCCTTTTAGCGTGCTGTACAGAATGCATTTGTTCAGTTTTAAAACGCGGTTCTACATGTTAAATAATCGCCATTCAAAAGCTAGGATTAAAGACTGTAAACGGACGTCTAAAATAGTTAATTCACTCTGACAACATACCatacaatacataaataaaagctTCAATGTCTCTACAACGATGCTGAGTTTTCTTTATGCCAGGCAGTCGGGGCTTGATGACCCAGTTCGACTGAGACGTGCAGAATCCACACGAaggtaatgtttttttaattaatattcgCGGGGTTGCTTCTTATTTGTTTTAAAGATTTACAATAATAACCAAGGAGTGAATTAgtacaaaacaacaacagtaaataactaaataaaattcaaaagacagaaataaacaaagttaaaaactttataaagttcaAATATGTTCaaacttaaaaggttagttcacccagaaatgaaaattctgtcatttattactcacgctcatatgtctttccacacccgtaagaccttcgttaatcttcagaacacacattaagatatttttgttgaaatccgatggttcagtgaggcctgcgaagggagcaatgacatttcctctctcaagatccataaaggtactaaaaacatatttaaatcagttcatgtcagtacagtggttcaatattaatattaatattataaagcaacaagaatatttttgaaaaaaacgacttatagtgatggccaatttcaaaacactgctttatgaagcttcggagcataatgaatcagcgtatggaatcatgattcggatcgtgtgaaatagccaaactgctgaaatcacgtgactcaGACTCTGATTctatacactgattcataacgctcccatgcttcctgaagcagtgttttgaaatcggccatcactatatggcgcaccaaaaaatatactcgtcgctttataatagtaatattgaactactgtactcacatgaactgatttagatatgtttttagtacctttatggatcttgagagaggaaatgccattgctccctatgaaggcctcattgagcaatcggatttcaactaaaatatattaatttgtgttccgaagattaacaacggtcttactggtgtggaacggcatgagggtgagtaattaatgacagaattgtaatttttgggtgaactaaccctttaacattgtTTTTAGGTATTGTGTAATGCTATAATGTATTAACCATTGTTCTTTTGCTACATTCTGTAGCATCATTAATGTATAGAGGGGGGAATGTTGGTTTAgcaaactgcatttttttttttttttttgtcagcattttgtttttgctAAAATGTTTTGGAATTCATAACATGAATGTTatgtcaaatcaaatttatCTAAAAAGTGGCACAACTTGCCTCACTCTGCCTTACTGCATCTTTAGGGTGCTGAGTCTGGAGTTGAACCACAACAGAGATGTGGATCGTGTCCATGGAAATGGAATTAACACCCTAGACATTGAGGTTATTGATGGAAGATAGTAAGTTTACTCCTCCCTCAAGAAAACTAGAAAAATGCAATCATAGAATTCACATTTACATGTATATGGTCTTAATCTATTTCCTTGTGATGACTCCAtatagtaaatacagtaaatcACTGGCCTGTTTTGCATTCCAGTATGTTGTCAGGTGGATCTGATGGTGTAATCGTGATTTATGACTTGGAAAACAACAGCAAGAAGCTTAAATACTCTTGCAAAGTAGTTTGCACAGTAGGCAGGTCAGTATGGCTCCCTTCTCCTTCACAGTGATCCAgtgaccactagatggcagtatgATATTTTCTGATTTTAATATGGATTGTCAGGTTGTGTGACTTTGTTTTCTGTGAAGGTCCAGTCGGCATGTGCATAAATTCAGCGTTGAAACAGTGCAGTGGTACCCGCATGACACAGGTATGTTTGTGTCCAGCTCATTTGACAAAACCATGAAAGTTTGGGACACAGAAACTCTGAAGGTGCGTGAACGTCTTCCAACCAACACCACATTTCTCACTATGATTACTCatctatttttttcccttttttggGTTAAGTgatttaaaagaagtttcatctgctcaccaaggctacatttatttaattaaaaatacagtaaaaacagtaatattgtgaaatattattacaatttaaaataactgttttctatttgaatatatttcacaaagtaatttattcctgtgatgcaaagctgaattttcagcatcattactccagtcttcagtgtcacatgatccttcagaaatcattctaatatgctgatctgctgctcaagaaacatttaatgtgtacaattgtacaaaatatttgtgtacaatatttttttcaggattatttgatgaatagaaagttcaaaagaacagtgtttatctgaaatctaatcttttgtaacattataaatgtctttactgtcacttttgattgatttaatgcatccttgctgaataaaagtattcatttctttaatttcttttcaaaaaaataaaaataaaaattcttactgaccccaaacttttgaacggtagtgtataatgctacagaagctttgtatttcagataaatgctgttcttttgaactttctattcatcaaggaatcctgaaaaaaaaaaaaaagtacacaactgttttcaacattgaaattaatcataaatgtttattgagcagcaaatcagcatattagaatgatttctgaaggatcatgtgacactgaagactggagtaatgatgctgataattcagctttgccgtcacaggaataaattactttgtcaaatatatttaaatagtaaacagttattttaaattgtaataatatttcacaatattactgttttttttactgtatttaaataaatgtagccttggtgagcagacgaaacttcttttaaaaacattaaaaatcttagtggttccaaacttttggactgtactgtgtgtatatatatatatatatgtattcagacaccttgaacatttcattcattattacagtttattcactatagtttaaaaaatggtaacaaaatatgacaagatctcagagttaaactgtatcagaaaaaaataatgtcagataacacttaagcaaaacatggtcaggtcaatgTGTCTGAAACTGGAAGTCCAGGAGGTCAcactaaatactgattttttcTTGAAGAAGCCTTTTTGttctgatttcttttttctttctttcttttttttttacattttgtgtacatatttCCTTTATTATCTGTTTGTATCTTAAAAAGAGACccgaaaaatataaatatgagtggtcattaaaacattggCAAAACAACAAAGCTGTTGGTgcacagttatatatatatatatatatatatatatatatatatatatatatataaaatatatatatatatatatatatatatatatatatatatatatatatatataaaaaatatttatagctAGCACTTCTGGTCTGCTAACTGCATTTCATTATTAGCTCTGTACACTGCACAATGACAATAAAGTTGAAtcaaatctaatctaatctaaagcGCATACGTGACCACCTGCTTTTACTCAGTCCATATACAAAGTTCCCATAGTTTTTAGTATAGCTCAAATACTGGCTCTTCTGTGGTGTCAAATGTCGCTTATCAGTTGGCCCTGCATCTGGTATTTGCATTGTAACTGACACACAAGAATGGTGCTCAAGCAACATTCAGTGCTTTCTAATTGCTCCCTTAAGCGCATCTAACATAGGcgtatatttgtgtgttttcttAAAATCTTAATCTTTACAATAGGCTCTATTTATTGATTGCTTGATTGTTTGAATGATTGTGTTTTGTTCAGCCAGCTGAGGAGTTCCAGTTCGATGGTAATGTCTACTGTCATCACATGTCACCTATAGCCAGGAAACACAGTCTTGTAGCAGGTGTGTTCTCTGATCAGACCAAACCCTCTGTATGTGGCTATTCTTTACACTTCGGAGCACTCTTTGATGTTGTTCTTTTGTGCCTTAATTTTAATCAGTAATTaataagtttttaaaatgtatgttttagaTAAATGCTCATATCTGCTCTAGAATATACTTTTGGTTAAAGTGGAAGAATTTGAAGGATCTTAACAATTAACATTATCGCTCAATGGGTAGACGGTGAAACATTTCCTTCTTTACGTATGAGAAGGAATCCAGGCACTTATCGCCGATTCAGGACCGACAGGTTATGAACACCTCAGTGTCCCTTTGTCTCGGTCTCTACTTTctttcacacttttttttttttttttttttttttacaatgagcTCATAATTAATTTCCCCCCACTTCCATctcttcagaaaaaaacatgttgatTTTAGGGAATCTTTTTCTTAATAATCTTCCGTCGTACAgtgctatttattattatttatatgctgAGTTTAAATATCCAGTCAACCAAATAAAATCTCTGTATTCTCATATTTATCATAAGTTGGCATCTGCCTTCATACTTTTATATCACACGTGATCAGTTTTTCCATTGTCATCACTGAATGATCTTTTCAGAGTAAATAGTTGCAAGATAAGTTACATCAAGTGTGACATCAAGGCTATTACAGAATTGTGCAGCCGTGTCCAACTTTGTGCAAGTCAACAATTATTCATCTTGGTTGTTTGAGATCTCTTCTGTTTGATGAATGGTTCACATCAGGCAAACATAAAGCTCAAAATTTctaataagtttttataaggcCAGGCAGTTCTGACTAACACTTCTAATTTTGTCTCAGTGTGAATCTCACTGGACTCCAGGTTTTACTGGAGGTCATCAAATCATATATTTGATTATGCTTTATTATATTTGTAGTCTATATTTGTCTCTTTATTCCGTTCTCATACTTTTTCCTGCAGCTGTATAATCAGAAGCATCTTAAAGATCACATTCCATATATTTCCAAAAGCTTATCTTTTGTATTCCAGTtcataaatgttacaaaatattgtgtCAGTATTGgtgtgtttaatgtgttttgccCTTTACACATGGACTCTAAACTCCTACAACAACAGTGTGTCTGAGCTGTTGTGTTATTCTTCTCACTCAGCTCTATTGTACTCTGTGTTGGCAGTTGGTACCAAAGACCCTAAAGTGCAGCTTTGTGATCTGAAGTCTGGGTCGCGCATCCACATCCTACAGGGTGAGTAATGCCAGTTGTTTCTGAATGGAGACAGCGCTGGTGGAAGGATttactgaacccaaacttttgaatgttagtgTATATTAGTTTTCAGAGTTAGTGTCAGTTATAATGAAACAAGGTTTCCATGGCAGGTCATAGGGGCGAGATCCTCTCAGTGAGATGGTCTCCACGATATGAGCACATCCTGGCCACCGCCAGGTAAGCACCTCCACACCTGCACAAATGCTAATGCACTTACCTTTCCTTTGATGAGGAGTACCATAACAAGAAACAGTCACATGCTGTGTTATTTGATGCTGTTTTTTAGCCGTTGTGGATTCTTTAGTCATTTGAAGCCcttatatattttagttgttCTGTATTCAACTGGTATgcagttttaaaggtgccctagattcaaaaattgaatttacctcagcatagttgaataacaggagttcagtacatggaaatgacatacagtgagtctcaaactccattgtttcctcctccttatataaatctttgtttaaaagacctcagaagaacaggcgaatctcaacataacaccgactgttacgtaacagtcggggtgtacgcacccaatatttgcatatgccagcccatgttcccaacattatgaaaggcattagacaagggcagcaagtaacgtctggatctgtgcagagctgaatcaacagactaggtaagcaagcaagaacaatagcaaaaagtggcagatggagcaataataactgacatgattcatgatatcatgatatttttagtgatatttgtaaattgtctttttaaatgttttgttagcatgttgctaatgtactgttaaatgttgttaacttaccatcgtttcttactgtattcacggagacaagagccgtcgctattttcatttttaaacacttgcagtctgtataattcacaaacacaacttcattctttaaatctctccaacagtgtagcattagccgttagccacggagcatagcctcaaactcattcaatatcaatgtaaacatcaaaataaacactgtacttatgcgatttgacatgctgcatgacgaacactttgtaaagatccattttgagtgttatattagctgtttgaactttttttatgttgtttaaggcaagcgcgagctcttggggcgcggagcaccagatttaaagggccacacaccctgaatcggctcatttctaatgatgccccaaaataggcagttaaaaaatgaatttaaaaaaatctatggggtattttgagctgaaacttcacagacacattcaggggacaccttagacttataatacatcttttaaaaaaaagttctagggcacctttaaattcatAATTGATTTCAGTCTTCTCTGTAGATTCAGTGCTCACCTGCTATTTGCGTAATGTGAGTGAATGAGAGTGAGCTAATTAGCCAGTGGGGACTTTTGAAACAGTCCTTCCAGCCTGGAAAACAATTAAGAATATAGAGCGAAGTGTTATTAATTTTTTGCTAAATCTATTTTACTAGTAAACTGCAGAAAACTAGATCAAAATCTGATCCAAGAATCTCTAGCACATGAAGTTCCATGAAAAATAAAAGATTGTTGGAAGAAATCCAGGCATTTTGGCATCTATTTTTCCTTACCAAATTGCAATTCCCAAATGAGATTGCTAAATATTGCAATGTAAGAAGGCCATAGGAATGATGACTAATGTTTGCACTACTTGAACAGAGGGATCTTACTGGTTCTGACCTGACCTGACCATCTATAAGAGATTTATTCTTGTTCATCTTGCATTAATGCTAGTAACACTTGTGCAATGGATTTCTCTGTCAGCACTGACAGTAGGGTCCTCGTCTGGGATGTGAGAAGAGCCTCGGGGAGTCTTTTTACTTTGGACCAGCACAATGGGGACAAATCCAAGGCTTCATCTGAAGCAGGTGAAATCACACTAGTTTCATCAAGTCTCATGAGGATAATTGTGATTTAATCTTTGCACTAAACTGTTTAGAAAATTAACTGCAAAAACATTTGAGAGGTAGTttactgaaaatatttatttatcatatGCATTCTGTAATATGCATTTATGCGTGACAGAATATTGCTTCTTAAAGAGTGTACAATAAGCATAATTTTTGGTAAAttcaaatatacacacacacacacacacacatacgtacAGTTGCATGAAATAGTAtgggaaccacttgcagaatctgtgaaaatgtgaataattttaacaaaatgagagcgatcatacaaaatgcatattttttatttagtactgtcctgagtaagatattttacataaatgatgtttacatatagtccacaacacaaaaaaatagctgaatttattaaaatcaccccattcaaaagtttatgaaccattgattcttaatactgtgtgtatttacctggatgatctacgactgtttttatgttttgtgatggttgttcatgagtcccttgtttgtcctgagcagtaaaactgagctctgttctttagaaaaatcctccaggtcctgcagattcttcagttttcaagcattttttgcatatttgaaccctttccagcagcgACTGTacgattttgagatccatcttttcacactgaaaatattttttttgtcttgtggactaatatgtaaatatcttttatgtaaaatatcttactcgggacagtactaaacaaaaaataacatgcattttgtatgatctctcttattttgttaaaattattcacattttcacagattctgcaagtggttcccatactttttcatgcacggtattgtataatattaattttaatgttataatataaaatttaacaatatttaatataaaattatgctTATCTTACAGTGAACACAGCACACAATGGGCGAGCAAATGGATTGTGCTTCACAGCTGACGGACTTCATCTCCTCACTACTGGTACAGATGATCGCATGCGCCTGTGGAATAGTTCCACGGGGGAAAACACATTAGTGAGTAGCAGTTAGGGCTGTTTGAAGACTTTACACTACCTTATTACCTAATACCTGTTTTGTAAATAACgatgttaaaaattatatttcatgcAGCAGAAGTAAttaggggccattcacacagaacgcgtttcCCTTGTTTTAGAATGTGAACGCTCTAGACAGACATCTCTAACCTTTGCTCTTGCGTCTAGTGCATgacaaatttataaaaatgtgtcccttaagttaaaataagttaaacaagttaaaaggtaaaaaaaaaacatctctagACCTTGCGCTTTTTTCCGTTCTACTGACCTGCATATCGCCTTtctaacagcaaaaacatgttctgCGTGAACCAGCCAGAACCACACTGATAATGAGTGATAAAGAGTTTGTTATTCCACTAGCAGCTGAGGTAGAATGCTGCCAGACTTCTTAGTTAAGATACGATCATTTGACGtcactttgtttttttaacaccTTTGTTAGTGAcaagaaatatgttctttaTAAATGGTTGATACATATATTTATCTGCTAAATTGTCCAGTTGTTAATTTCACTGATATCTTTAGATCATTTTAATCCATTTAACTACTTAATTTACATCTACAGGTGAACTATGGAAAAGTCGTGAATGAGAGCCGCAAAGGCCTCAAGTTTACCGTATCGAGGGGCTGCAGTCCGGAGTTTGTGTTTGTGCCATGTGGCACTTCGGTAGCAGTGTACGGGCTTCACTCGGGAGAGCTGATCACTATGTTGAGAGGACATTATAATAATGTAGACTGCTGTGAGTTCCACCCAGATTATCAGGTAATGTTGTTCTTGATTACTTGCTTAGTGATTGAGTCTTTACTAATCAGACAATGAACTGAAGCTATGCCATGAAGTAAAAACAGTGTTCTCACAATCATTTAATGAGATTTGTattgactcattgactcatttgTACATCATTAGGAGCTGTACAGTGGAGGTAAAGACTGTAACATCCTGGCCTGGGTCCCAGTGCTAAGACAGCCTGACATTGAGGATGAAAAAAACAACTCTAAACGGGTAaacttttgttacatttttttatttatttgtatatatatatatatataatatatgtataaaacaaaTTCTTTGACTTAAAAGATAAGGTTGGTTCAATTAATGGTGAGCTTTAGCGACTACTACATATCCCGTGGATCAGGTGTTTTTATCTTTACAGATCTGCAGGTTTGAACTAGGTGGGGCAGAAAGAGAATCTAAATTTGTGCTCACGTAAACACATTTTTTGACCTTACTCATGTCCCCCAGCCATTAGATAAGATGAGATAACCTGATAAACACTATGCCCATTATGGCATATATTGAGATGCGGCTGCTGTCTGTCTTGGTGTAAGTGAGATGTACATGTTAGCTTGAGTTGTGCATCTTGATGGCTTGTACTTTATCAGGCGCTGAGTTTAACAACCTGCTCTACTAGTTAtactggcaaaaaaaaatctggcaCACATTTAAATAATTGCATTGAGCATCACTGGTACACACTTagcaaaaatattgcaaaacatatataaatgcaaaaaatatataaaacaaaacgcaaaacatatataaataaataaataaaaaaaaaataataaaaaaaaaaaaatatatatgtatgtatgtatctgtgtgtgtgtgtatatgtgtgtgtatatgtatatgtaagcaataaggtactcgaggctgtgctgtatcgtgaataagttaCAGCTGAAGGGCATTGTTAggcaaccccttcagccgtgacttattcacgatacagcactaggctcaagtaccttattgcttttatagaatggttaccacacaatacaaatattaaagccaaaaatatgtatcaatggaactttcatgaagtaaacttttactaaaagccttccttccaccggaaaaaatagtccctgaccgcgaagagcaacagaagttacattattacaccattagacggcatcaaagactgtctttatgagtgtgtcagtcagtagcgaagacctttacattgaaaagactgaactgttgtgaacacagaacaagatgtaactgacaaatgctttgactagcgactgtcagtcacgggaatcccataactgttaaaaggacaagataatacattggacatttaaacagatttttattatgaacataggactgacctgaaggaaaatgctaaatatgAATGTAGGTAATAAACTCACTCActtgatctctttctcacaacactcttctacaataatacagtaagcttcaattaacaatatcaattgagaacagaCAGTTTACATTGTTAAGAGTAGTTGCTaacggtgttgtgtagtgatacataGAACCGTTAGGTGAAGTGAAGTGgtcatagctgtgttttatcgtgaataaaatatatatatatatatatatatatatatatatctcagacTATCACAAGTCTTTCTAATTCGTCAAAACCTTGATGTACGGAAGTAAGGTTGTTGACTGGTTTTTAGATCAGAAATACATCACAGAAAACCAAATATTTGAAAGGAATTTAAACACGTTCAAACAGTGAACACACAATATAGTGATAATCAGTTTTGGGGGTAACggattacaagtaacttgagttatgtaatcagattacttttttcaagtaactagtaaagtaacgcattactttttcaattttcaacaaaatatttcaaaaagttACTTTATCAGAAAAGTAACGCAAGTCACtttgttttcacatttattgactgacaacAATATgcatatgcatttccttcaggctgaggcttattcatttcacttttggtgtgaaagggcctttacattaaccaaatttatttatttatttttttaaaacaaacaagcaagcccagcccaggtgagataaagtaacgcaaaagtaatgtaactcattacttttcttaaaaagtAACTATGTAACGCATTACGTTaataagttacttttttagggagtaatgcaatattgtaattcaatacttttaaaagtaacttttcccAATGTTCTTATTGTTGTACCCTGGCTGTATCATCATAACAGTAATCAAACATCACTGAGTCATGTAGGCTTAAAGTCGGCCTGAAATGGAAGTTGTAACTGTCTTTTCTTCCCCATTGTGACATATATCCTAGTGAAATGgattctcgaacaagaaaataTGTAGGGTGGGGCTTGATTTTTTTCCATCcttggtttgcta encodes:
- the ercc8 gene encoding DNA excision repair protein ERCC-8 isoform X1, which codes for MLSFLYARQSGLDDPVRLRRAESTRRVLSLELNHNRDVDRVHGNGINTLDIEVIDGRYMLSGGSDGVIVIYDLENNSKKLKYSCKVVCTVGRSSRHVHKFSVETVQWYPHDTGMFVSSSFDKTMKVWDTETLKPAEEFQFDGNVYCHHMSPIARKHSLVAVGTKDPKVQLCDLKSGSRIHILQGHRGEILSVRWSPRYEHILATASTDSRVLVWDVRRASGSLFTLDQHNGDKSKASSEAVNTAHNGRANGLCFTADGLHLLTTGTDDRMRLWNSSTGENTLVNYGKVVNESRKGLKFTVSRGCSPEFVFVPCGTSVAVYGLHSGELITMLRGHYNNVDCCEFHPDYQELYSGGKDCNILAWVPVLRQPDIEDEKNNSKRGGTQAAVNPAFEDAWSSDED
- the ercc8 gene encoding DNA excision repair protein ERCC-8 isoform X2, producing the protein MCINSALKQCSGTRMTQPAEEFQFDGNVYCHHMSPIARKHSLVAVGTKDPKVQLCDLKSGSRIHILQGHRGEILSVRWSPRYEHILATASTDSRVLVWDVRRASGSLFTLDQHNGDKSKASSEAVNTAHNGRANGLCFTADGLHLLTTGTDDRMRLWNSSTGENTLVNYGKVVNESRKGLKFTVSRGCSPEFVFVPCGTSVAVYGLHSGELITMLRGHYNNVDCCEFHPDYQELYSGGKDCNILAWVPVLRQPDIEDEKNNSKRGGTQAAVNPAFEDAWSSDED